Proteins encoded within one genomic window of Panicum virgatum strain AP13 chromosome 1N, P.virgatum_v5, whole genome shotgun sequence:
- the LOC120657050 gene encoding arabinogalactan protein 23-like, with translation MEMKKIACAVLVAASATVALAADAPAPAPTSGSSAVAPAVGAALGAAVASFFAYYIQ, from the coding sequence ATGGAGATGAAGAAGATCGCCTGCGCCGTCCTCGTCGCTGCCTCGGCCACCGTGGCGCTCGCCGCGgacgccccggccccggcccccacCAGCGGGTCctccgccgtcgcgcccgccgtcggcgccgcgcTCGGGGCCGCCGTGGCCTCCTTCTTCGCCTACTACATTCAGTGA